GCCCCTTGGAACATAAGAGTCAATGCGGTGTGTCCGGGGTTCATAGCCACGGAGATGACCGATAAACTGCCCGAGAAGGTAAAGGAACAGGTCTTGGGCAGCATCCCTCTGGCCAGGTTTGGTACTCCGGAGGATGTAGCCTGGGTCGTGTTTTTCCTGGCCTCCCCCGTTTCTCATTACATCACAGGAGAAGTCATCAATGTCAGCGGGGGGCTCTACATTTGAGAGCAGGAGGCCTTTGCAAGGGGCCTTGAAATAGCTTGTGTGAAGGTTGGCGGATGGCCTTTGGCCATCACAGAAATTTCTCAAGGAGGTGATGTGGAATGGCAGATCTGGAGCAGATCACGCGACGACTCAAAGAGATCATCGCGGAGCAGCTGGGCGTCAGCGAGGAAGAAATCGTGCCCGAGGCTTCGTTTGTGGATGACCTGGGGGCCGATTCTCTGGATCTGGTGGAACTGATCATGGCCCTGGAGGAGGAGTTTGATATGGAGATCTCGGACGAGGATGCCGAGAAGATCCAAACCGTCCAGGATGCCATAAACTACATCGCGGAACGCGCATAGGAGATGGGGCGGCCGCAGTGGTTTTGGGGCGGCCGCTGCTGACCCCCCGATCCTACCTACCTCTTCCCTTGGATCAGAGGGCGGACGAGAAAGGACTCCGGCCGTCCGAAAGAGGGATCCATCTCTTGCTCCGACCTGTTAGAATAAGAGTAGAATGAGGTACCGAATAGCCATAGGAGCAGATCACGGGGGCTTTGAGCTCAAGGAGGAGCTCAAGGGCTTCTTGCTGGAGATGGGCCACCAGGTGCAGGACCTGGGCTGTTATGGGCAGGAGTCTGTAAACTATCCTGATTTTGCTTCCCTGGTG
The sequence above is drawn from the bacterium genome and encodes:
- the acpP gene encoding acyl carrier protein → MEQITRRLKEIIAEQLGVSEEEIVPEASFVDDLGADSLDLVELIMALEEEFDMEISDEDAEKIQTVQDAINYIAERA